CCCGAATATCCGTTCCATCGAGCAAAATTCGTCCTTCTGTCACATCGTAAAACCGCGGAATTAAGCTGACTAATGACGATTTTCCTCCCCCACTCATCCCAACAAGCGCAACGGTCTCTCCAGGTTTAACGTCAAGATGAATGTTTTTCAAAACGGGGAGTTCTTTATCATCGTATGCAAACGAAACATTTTCAAACGTAATGCGCCCTTTTACGTTCGTACACTCCACCGCATTTTCATGGTCGACAACATCATATTTTTCATCTAAAAATTCAAACACCCGATCCATAGAGGCAATCGACTGTGTTAACGTCGTCGAAGAGTTGACAAGACGACGAAGCGGATTGTACAACCGATCAATGTAAGCAATAAAGGCAACCATCGTCCCTAGCGTCAAATTCCCTTGAATGACATGATAGCCAGAATACAAAATGACGAGAAGCGGAGCGACATCCGTAATCGTGTTTACCACCGCAAATGCTTTAGCGTTCCAGCTCGTATGTTCCAGCGCTTTCTCTAAAAATCGACCGTTATGTTCACGGAAGTTTTTTTGCTCGTAATCTTCAATCGCCAAGCTTTTAATAACCGACATTCCTTGAACCCGCTCATGCAAATAGCTTTGAACTTCCGCTAACGCTTGAGAACGTTTTCGAGTCAATTTTCGTAAGTTCCCAAAAAAGTACTTCACGGATACGGCATATAACGGAAGGACCACGATCGAAACGAGCGTCAATTTCAAATCCATCGTAAACATAATGCCAATCGCGATAAAAATGGTCGCCATATCGAGCCATAGGTTCATCAGCCCCGTAATCACAAAGCTTTTCGTTTGCTCAACATCGTTGATGACACGAGAGATCACTTCACCGGCTTTTGTGTTGGCGTAATATTTAAACGAAAGCTTTTGAATATGCGTAAACAGGCGGTCGCGTATGTCATACAATACTTTATTTCCTGTCCATTGCGCAAAATATTGTCGGTAATACTCAATTGGCGGCCGAATCACAATAAATAAGAACAGCATCGCCGCCATCGTCCAAAACAGACGGGTTGTTTTCTCGTCTGCCGTTAAAAATTCATTACCAACGATATCGTCGATGACGTATTTAATTAATATAGGAATTAAGAGGGGGATCGCAAATTTAACGATCCCAATCACAATCGTAGCAGCAATTTGCAATTTATAAGGTTTGACAAATTGCATATATCGTTTGATGCTGCCCAACGCCCTCACCTCACTTTCCGCGTTGTCCTCATGAAAAAACCTGTTGAAAAACCAACAGGCATTGAAATGTAATTATTTACGATACATTAAATATCGCTCATACCACGTATCGATAAAATCAGGGGCAAATGGTCCTTTCCGTTGTCGAATCCATCGAATTAATTTATCGACATTTCTTTTTAATATTTGGTCGATCACATCGGGATACCCCATTGACTTACGGTGCGTTTCGTATTCATCTTCATCCAACAATGTAAACGTCATATCGGGATACACTTTAATATCCAAATCATAATCTATGTATTTTAACGCCTCGTGATCGTATACGAAAGGTGAACTTAAATTACAATAATAATAAATTCCGTCTTCCCGGAGCATCCCGATAATGTTAAACCAATGTTGGGAATGGAAGTAACAAATAGCAGGTTCGCGGGTAATCCATGTCCGTCCATCAGCTTCGGTGACCATAGTACGATCATTTCCGCCGATCACCATATGCCGCGAACCTTTCAACACCACCGTTTCTTGCCAAATTCGATGGATGGTACCGTTATGTTTATAGCTTTGGATTTGAATCGCTTCGCCTTCAACGGGAACCCCCATTAAATCTCCCTACTTTCTTTCTATAATCCGATTTCCATATGTATCAAGAAAATTTTGTATAAATGAAAAAAAACGTCCAAGAATACACCTATGTTTTATTATTATAACGGTTCAACACAAATTTTAAAACAAAAGAGCCTTGTTTTTCACAATGGCTCTTACACGATCGCATTGAAATCTCGATAGGATTGAATGACTTCGTCGGTTTGGGCTTCAAACTGTTTTTGAATTTGATACAATTCTTCTTTCATTTTAACAATTTCTTGTTTAATGCTTTCGACTTTCGCCTCATCCTGTAAGGCGGTTAATTCTTCTTTTAATTTTTGACATCTTTCAATTTCAGCCTGCAAATAGAGTAGTTTATCCATCGTTTTCATTTGCTTTTGAACAAGCTCATTAAATAGCGCCATTAAAAAAAACACCCCTCATGATTGCGTTTCGCTATATAAGTTCTTGATGAAGCGATGATTTTCCTTTGACTACTTCTGTCTGAACGCCATTTCTTTTGTCGAATATTTGAGTTCGAAAAAAAGACCTCTTCCAGGTGGAAGAAGCCTCTTTATCAAATGGTTATTGGTTTTGTTGTTGATTTTGCGGACTGTATTGACCAGACGTTTGGTTTTTACGAGCTTCCGCCTGTTGGTTTTGTTGTTTTACGTGTTGTACGTTTGTTTCACTTCCAAACTCAGTCGCGTATTGTTGTTGAGCTTGCTGTTGAGCTTGCTGTTGAGCTTGTTGTTGGCGTTGCTGTTTTGCCATTGTTATCACCTCCACGGTTTATAATGTAACCAACACGTGGGGTGTCTATCCGAAAAATTTTTTGGAAAATTATACTAACAATGAGCGTCCACCATCGACAATAATTGTTTGTCCGCGAATCATAAACGCATCGTCAGAAACTAAAAATAATACCGCTTTGACGATGTCTTCAATTTCCACCATGCGGCCGGCAGGTGTTTTTTCCCTTGCGTCGGCTAATAACTCTTCCCGGTTCGGAAAATGCGTCAGCGCATCCGTATCGATCGCACCACCTGAAATAGCGTTAACGACAATGTTTTTCGGAGCAAGCTCGACGGCTAAATAACGAGTTAACGCTTCTAATGCCGCTTTCGATACACCAACTGTCGTATAGTTATCTAAATAGCGAATCGAGCCTAACGAACTAATGCTGACAATTTTTCCACCGCCGACTTTTTCCATGAGTTTGGCTGCCTCTTGGGCACAGAATAGCAACGCTTTACTGTTTATGTTCATCGTCCAATCCCAATGAGACTCTTCCAATTCCATCGCCGGACGAAGCACACCTGATGCAGCGTTATTTACAAACACGTCGAGCCGACCGAACGTTTCTTCAATTTGGATAAACATCGCTTTAATTTTTTCCACATCACCGACATTGGCTTTCACGACTAACGCTTTTCTTCCAAGCGCCTCCACCTCAGAAGCGACTTCCAATGCTTTCGTCTTACTACGCGCATAGTTAATGACAATATCGTATCCTTTTTCCGCTAACGCCAATGCAATAGCTCTTCCTACTCCACGACTACTCCCTGTGACTAATGCAACTTGATTACTCATGCAAATCCTTCCTTTCCATT
The Bacillus sp. (in: firmicutes) genome window above contains:
- a CDS encoding ABC transporter ATP-binding protein, translated to MQFVKPYKLQIAATIVIGIVKFAIPLLIPILIKYVIDDIVGNEFLTADEKTTRLFWTMAAMLFLFIVIRPPIEYYRQYFAQWTGNKVLYDIRDRLFTHIQKLSFKYYANTKAGEVISRVINDVEQTKSFVITGLMNLWLDMATIFIAIGIMFTMDLKLTLVSIVVLPLYAVSVKYFFGNLRKLTRKRSQALAEVQSYLHERVQGMSVIKSLAIEDYEQKNFREHNGRFLEKALEHTSWNAKAFAVVNTITDVAPLLVILYSGYHVIQGNLTLGTMVAFIAYIDRLYNPLRRLVNSSTTLTQSIASMDRVFEFLDEKYDVVDHENAVECTNVKGRITFENVSFAYDDKELPVLKNIHLDVKPGETVALVGMSGGGKSSLVSLIPRFYDVTEGRILLDGTDIRDIKIRSLRDQIGIVLQDTILFSESVKTNILLGKPDATDEEVIAAAKAANAHEFIMNLPNGYDTKVGERGVKLSGGQKQRIAIARIFLKNPPILILDEATSALDLESEQYIQKALDELAKDRTTFIVAHRLSTITHADRIVVMEHGLIVEMGTHEELMAKRGSYYDLFTIQQLHHEEVSQT
- a CDS encoding DUF402 domain-containing protein, which translates into the protein MGVPVEGEAIQIQSYKHNGTIHRIWQETVVLKGSRHMVIGGNDRTMVTEADGRTWITREPAICYFHSQHWFNIIGMLREDGIYYYCNLSSPFVYDHEALKYIDYDLDIKVYPDMTFTLLDEDEYETHRKSMGYPDVIDQILKRNVDKLIRWIRQRKGPFAPDFIDTWYERYLMYRK
- a CDS encoding gamma-type small acid-soluble spore protein, with product MAKQQRQQQAQQQAQQQAQQQYATEFGSETNVQHVKQQNQQAEARKNQTSGQYSPQNQQQNQ
- the fabL gene encoding enoyl-[acyl-carrier-protein] reductase FabL — protein: MSNQVALVTGSSRGVGRAIALALAEKGYDIVINYARSKTKALEVASEVEALGRKALVVKANVGDVEKIKAMFIQIEETFGRLDVFVNNAASGVLRPAMELEESHWDWTMNINSKALLFCAQEAAKLMEKVGGGKIVSISSLGSIRYLDNYTTVGVSKAALEALTRYLAVELAPKNIVVNAISGGAIDTDALTHFPNREELLADAREKTPAGRMVEIEDIVKAVLFLVSDDAFMIRGQTIIVDGGRSLLV